The genomic window GCTGATTCATGCCCTGAACTGGTCCAACATCGCTCTGCTGATTGCAGTGCTGTTCGCCTCCATCTTCACCTGCGTACCGATCAATAAGTATTGGACCCCCTCTCTCCCGGGACATTGCAACAACGAGAGCCTCCAATACCTGATCACCTCGGGCTTGACTGTCCTAACGGATGTCCTCGTGCTGGCTATCCCCGTCAAGATCGTCGTTGGTCTCCAGATTGCGAAAAAGCTCAAAGTCATCCTCATCTGTCTTTTGTGTTCCGGTATCATGTAAGCTCCATGCCCACCCGCAGCGCCCTCGCGTCCCGAATCGGGGACCCGGTCCGCTAACAAGACCTGGCTGTCCAGTGTGACCGTGTTCAGCATACTGCGGATGCGCGCCCTCTATCGGCTCTACTACCCCCCTGCCGACCCCGGCCCAGACCCGACGTACGACATCAGCTTCGTCTACTCCACGATCGAATGCAACCTGGCCATCATCACCGCGACTATTCCACCCCTGCACGGGCTGATGAGGAAGTGGTTCCCGCGCTTCTTCCGCGGCGCCTCGGGCAATAGCTCAAACCGGTACCGGCAAGGCTACACCGGCGCTTCGGGCGCTCTAAATACCATCGGAGGAGGGGCAATGGCTCTCAAGGATCTCACGAGCCCCACGCGGTCACAGCGCGCTCGGCAGTCTCGGCTCAACAGCCTCTCGAACAGCGAAGAGGACATCTTGGGCAAAGATCGCATCACGCAGACGACGTCTGTCCAAATCACCTTCGAGCCCGCCACCGAGAGCGTGAAAGGGGGACCGGCTTCGTATACGGCCAAATACTAGACCCGTCACGAATACGAGAGCAGGTGCCTAAACCTACCGTCCGGAGGGTGAGGGAGAAAGTGGTTCCTTGGGGAGGGCAGCGGAATAAGTCTGACCGAAATGGGGTAATGATTGTACGATAACCGGGATCGAGGAGATGATGGAATAGAAAAAAAATGGCACGACAAGCCGTGTAACACCCCTATGCATTCCCACGGTCTGCACGGATGTACCGAGAGGGCGCCGGCCTTTTTCATGCGATTTCTCGCGTACCTTTTCGTACTTTCGCTTTCCTCCCCCCCGCCACCCAAAACCAACAGTCTACCGGCTTCATAGTCAAGCGGCTTTAGGGGGTTTGTCCCTTGGTCTCAGCAACCGAAGACACCCAGCTTCGACTCCCGGGTGTGTTGAAGCATAACCCCCAAGGGCCTTTCGTAGCCGACCACCTCCCATCTTCTGCACAAAACAGGGGCTAGTCAGTGAGCTTTTTTGCTCTTCTCTCCTGAGAACGGCGTCTCCTTCGCATGTCTATGATTAATCGGTGAGCTCAGCCCTTCCGTCTCCGTCTGGAGGGTCTACGCGATGAAACCACTGTGCCAGAAACCCCAGGGGACCCAGTTTGCTATTGGGATGCCCGTAGCCCCGGCCCTTGCGGTCCAACACTACGCGCGGTGTCCGATAGCGCCCAGAGCTCGTCTGGTCCCATCGAGATCACCAGCTCGGGAAGCCTGCGGCTCATCCTCCAGCAGATTGTTAACCTGTGCGGACACCATGATGCATGCGGAATATCGTTCCTTTGCGCCGAATCCGACGCCGAGAACTGTACCAAGCCCCAACTTTCGGCGTGAAGCATCCCCTGTGCGGTTTGAAAGCGAGCTACGACCGTGGCGATACCCAAAGCCACACTCGGGCAGTTCAACCGATCACCAGCGCAGCGGTGATTGAGAGATCATGCTATGTCTGTACCTCTGCCCCGGCCGCTTTGAGATGCTGCTATCCACGCGCGTTTACGCAAGGGGTTTACAACCGCTTGTAATGCGACATTTGTGGCATCGGTATCATCGCGTTGGTCTTCTTCTACCATCAAGCCCACTCCGGTGCTCAGGGCTCCGGTTAGGTTGGCTTGGGGGCGAGCAGCGACTGTTTGCTAAACTACGTGGGAACCTACCACGAcccagtacggaatacacgaTCCCTCATACATCTCGGTTCCCCTGAGCTGATATTGACGACTCTAACAAAAACACATGTCTTGGTGGTACGGGCCACGGGGAAGCCAAGCGACACCAAGAACCACGCAGCACCTGCACGAGTGCTAAGTGAAAGTAATCAAGAGAAACATGAATTGGGTATCCTGTTTCCTTCAGCGAACCTCCGTACGATTAAACATGCCCATCCGCCCGAGCAACCCGCTTCCGCTCTGAGAGAAACCATTACAATaaggagaaaaaaaagggggaaTCCACCTGATATACCATGACCAATGCCAAATCCTCTCTTTGAACCGAGGTCCAGAACCCAACCCGCGCTTGTGTCCACCAACCAAAAACCCGCCATACCCCAAGATTAGTCGTTATGTGACCGGCTAGCGTGATGCTTTGCTTTGTTCACCAACCCCTTTCCATTTCCCCCCAAACCAAACCCCAAACCCCCTAAACTAACCCAATTCCCACCACGCCTGTATGACGACCCCATCCTAACCCCCTACCCGTAACCGCATTTCCCGTCACCCCTTCCTCATTTCCTCATTTCCAATCCACCCCCCACGGCCGGAACAGCCGGAACAGCCGGaacagccagccagccaacATCCACCAACAACCACCCATTTACCtctccttctccctctccctctccccacTCGTCAGCGCCTCCGTctccgcagccgcagccaccgctccctccgcagccgcagccccctccgcagccgcagccgcagccgcagccgcagctgccCTTCTCGCGTCGCGTGCGCGGGCGATGCGCTTGAACAGGCTGCCTCTGTTCGCCGGCGTCGGGTCTGTCGCGGTCGGCGGGGGGGTTGCGGGGCTTGCGGGGCTTGGGCTTGTGCTGCTTGTGCTGCTTGTATTTGGGTTATTCGGGGCTGTTGTGGTCAGGAGTGTTGCCGTTGTGGTCGGGTTGGGTGTGTCAATGGTGTCGTTGGTGTTGGTGATGGTGTTGGTGatggtgttggtgttggtgttggtgttggctGGTCCAGGGCcgggggcggtggcgggcgcgggtTCGGGGGTTGcttcgctgctgctgctggtggtggtgctgctgctggtggtgctcATAGCTGGagtggtggtagtggtggcgGGGACGGGGTCGGCGGTGGGAGTCGGTGACAGCAGTGAGGGCATGGACGCTGCGTGCTGCACGGGGTGTGTGGCCGGGACGGActcgcccccgccgccggtgccgaccTGCGCCATGGCGAGCTCTATGTCGATCGGCTCTGCCACGATCCGGACGTCCACGAAGGGGATTCTCTTGTCCTTCTCGTCGACGCgggagctgctgctgtcgaGAGGGTGGGAGACGTCGTAGACCTGGTGGGGCGCGCCATCTGCAGGTGGGTGATCGTACCGCCCGGGGCTCGCAACGGACATGGCGCTGTGGTCCGGGGCGTGCGGGGACGGGGAAGAGTCACGGCGGAGAGAGGTGTACTTGGGGTGATGGTCGTAGACTTGTTCTATTCGTTCTGTCAGTGATGGGGGATGCGACGAAGGGAAGGAGGTGGCCCCAGGCATACCGCTGATGATCTGTAGAAAGGTAAAAACCGTGAGCGACATGAGGAGGACGgggacgagctggccgaaGGTGGTAGGGTCGTTCTCGGGGTTCTGGTTGTTCACGGGTTGCATCCTGGCCCGGAAACGGTCAGTGGGAACATGCTCAGGGGGTCAGCTGGGAAGCACAGGCAGACATACCAACCCGAGTCGTTCACCCAACGGCGAAGCTGGAAGATGTAACCGGCCGCGATGCCAACCGTCCACGCGGATATGCCGACCCCAGCAAATAGGTAGAGGCAGAATAGGGCGTAGAAGAATCGCTTGATTCGGAACAAGACCGGGAAGACTCGGCGCATCCAGCGGATGAACCTGCTGCGCCTCCCGTGATGGTCCAACCCCCCAGGGATGATCCGACCCAGGCTGACGGCCATGGCAATGAGGTAGAAGAAGCACATGATCATGTAATTCCCGAACCCGGGGATCTGACCGGAGAAGAAAGCGTCGACAGAGCTGGCCTTGAGCGACTTCTCGATTTCCTTGCTTAGGCTGGCTTGGTCGCCTGTCTGAAAACACGCGGCCGGGAGCAGCATCAGGCTGTACTGGTCGGTGTCCGCGGGCACCCCGGTTGGGAAGCCAAGCGATGTGGAGCCAGCGTTAGCCAGCAGGACGCCGGTGACGATAAAGAGGAGGGTGGTGACGGAGATGCGCAGGAGGGTGACGCTGAAGTGGTGCCAATAGTTTCGAGATATTGTCAGGGCCATCAAGTGCGTGGCACAGCTGACGAGCAGCATGTTGGTGACGACGTTGTAGTGGTACGCCGAGACCGAGCAGGCTTTGGCATAGCGCAACGTGATGGCGTAGGCGCCGCCGGTGAAGACCTGCTGGTCGCTGCAGGTGACGATTAAGGCCTCCAGGATGCCGGAGAAACTCAAGTTCCAGTTCTTGCGTACTTTCTCCCTGGATCGATGGAGATTGTTAGCCCGGCCGGGCATTTCAGACCACGGCGCGTCACTCACTCCTCAGTTATCCAATTCTTGAGTCCGCAAACATGCTTCTCGGTCCACCATAACGTACTTATGACGGCGAGAACCAGAGATGTGATAGTGATGGAGAGGAACGCGGCGAGGACCTAATACCGCGGCGTCAGCCGGGCCAGGAGCAGAATGCTGAGGCTGGGGACTTGGGTTACGAACGCCGATGCCCGCGATATCGGGATCCCCCTGGAAATTCCCAAAGGTGGCACCGCCGAGCAAGAGGGCCGTCGAGTTGTCTGGCGAGAGGACGAAGCTGCAGTTGGGTGTGATGCCATGACGGGCAGCGCAGTTCGCGCTGGAAACGTACGCGCCCATGTTGGCTCGCTATCATAGGCACCTGGCCATCGCACCGGAGCGGTCCGTTGGAGTTGGTATTTGCAGAAGCTGTTGGCAAGCCTCTGCCTGAATCCAGCGCGGGCCGGCTTGGCAGTATATAAGTTCACTCCGTAGGTAATGAGGCTTTTCCAACGGCCTGGAGCGCTGGGTTCCGTGGACCGCTCCCACCCATCAAAGATCTTCAGCCTTAACTGGTGTCGCGGCCCCCACGGACATCCAGCCTATGGCACCCTGCAGGCAGCACAGTTCAGACGCAGCTTTCTGTACGGGAGGAGGCGAGCGGCTGCATGACGGCCGGGCTCACGGCCGAGCTCGCGGCCAATGGCAATGGAGGGGGGCTGGAGCCTCAAACGGACGTGCCGCAGGGGCGAAGGGCCTCGGCCTTGCCGAGCCTTGCCCAGCAGCGGGAAGATGGTcaggggaaaggggggcgGCAGTCGCGGCAGTGTGCTGAGGTGGCACCGCAATGTCGGTCGCGTTGCATTTCGACCCTGACTTCGACCACCGGGCCTGCCCTACAGACCCGTCCATGCCGTGCCACCAACTGCGGAGAATACGCAACACAATGACTGGAGTATTATGTAGGCCCAGAAGCACCTCCTTGTGTTGAACCGCGTCGTTGACTACACGCACCTCAAACCATCACCGACCCAAGCCGGTTCCCGTCTGGTCGAGCTGGTTGAGAAACTCTGCGTCCTCGAGAAGCTATCTATTTTTGTCGCCGAGAAGCCAACTATTTTTGTCGTGCCTGTCACAACTGGGGGCCATGCTGTTTGTGGCGTCACGTAAAACTGCCCAacagccgctgctgctgcccgttCCGGTGTTTGCTCCCCCAGCCCACCACGCGTTGGCACTGTGCGCACCTGCCTCGGCCCTGCACCGGACCATAAGGCTTGAGGCCCTGCGCTGAGAGACCGGCCCGAAAGCGACCGCATCAGACTGCAGCCTTGCAGCCACATCACGTCCGGAGAACTGGTTTCTGCGGCGCTGCCACCGCGTTACTGGTGGGATGGTGGGATGGGAGGTGGCACAGGCTCAGCCCGTGCCCTCGGCGACTTATTACTTCAGGCAGTGAATCTAAAATCTTACTCGATGAGGGATCAAGCCACTCTCAAGAACTCATCGGGGTATTCAGTCACCAGACGACCAGTATGTAAAACTGCAAGCAGACCGACAATGCCGGAGCAAAAAGAACCAACGTGTCAAGCATCCGTAGGTATTTCCGTTCTCTACCTCTAGGCACGAAACTTGCTGCCACTTCCGAAAGTTCCAGATAGTCCCACACCGCCGCAGAGGGCCCATCCTAACGACATGCTAACGCGCTGATTTAACTCCCCTtggccagcgcctgcagccggTCGAGGCTGCCATTGAAGATATCCGAGTCGCCGCCGTACTTGTACGAGTCCGAGTTCTGCCAGATGGTCTGGTAGGGCCAGCCGCCGGGGATGGTGCCGACGGAGCTGCTGTAGTGGGCCAGCACGAGCGGGTTGGTGTTGACGAAGGCGTTGGAGTTGCCCGTGCAGGTCTGCCACCAGGACGGGTTCGTGTACAGCATCGGGTAcacgccgacgcgctcgtgGTAGCGGTCGCTGAAGTCGCGGATCCACGCGAccatcgccgacgccgacagGCCCCAGCACTCGCCGTTCGACTCCGACTCGAGGTCCAGCATCCCCGGCAGCGTGATCCCGTCCGGCGTCCACCCGCCCCCGTGCGCGATGAAGTAgtccgcctgcgccgcgcccgtcGTCTCGCCCGGGTGCGCGAAGTGGTACCCGCCGCGGATCAGCCCGGCCTTGGTGGCGCCCGTGTAGTGCGAGGAGAAGGACGGGTCGATGTACGAGGTGCCTTCGGTGGCCTGGGCGGATGGAGCCGTGTCAGCACATC from Thermothielavioides terrestris NRRL 8126 chromosome 1, complete sequence includes these protein-coding regions:
- a CDS encoding glycoside hydrolase family 25 protein (CAZy_ID 269841) encodes the protein MLTSALLASLALAAGVKATVQGFDISHYQPNVDFAAAYNAGARFVIIKATEGTSYIDPSFSSHYTGATKAGLIRGGYHFAHPGETTGAAQADYFIAHGGGWTPDGITLPGMLDLESESNGECWGLSASAMVAWIRDFSDRYHERVGVYPMLYTNPSWWQTCTGNSNAFVNTNPLVLAHYSSSVGTIPGGWPYQTIWQNSDSYKYGGDSDIFNGSLDRLQALAKGS